A genomic region of Magnolia sinica isolate HGM2019 chromosome 6, MsV1, whole genome shotgun sequence contains the following coding sequences:
- the LOC131249878 gene encoding 14 kDa proline-rich protein DC2.15-like — protein sequence MASESSASTALFLSINLLFFAFATATNSSPCPPPPTPKPRPTPNPNPKPTPTPTPSRPTPTPTPTRGTCPRDALKLGVCANLLGLVNVVVGSPPTLPCCSLIQGLADLEAAICLCTAIRANVLGINLNIPVSLSLVLNNCGRKVPSGFECS from the coding sequence ATGGCCTCAGAGAGCTCAGCATCAACTGCCCTTTTCCTCTCCATCAACCTTCTCTTCTTTGCCTTTGCCACTGCTACTAACAGCAGCCCATGCCCACCTCCACCTACCCCAAAGCCAAGGCCCACGCCCAATCCGAACCCAAAACCCACCCCAACTCCCACACCTTCAAGACCCACCCCAACTCCCACACCTACAAGGGGTACATGCCCTAGAGATGCACTGAAGCTGGGCGTATGCGCCAATTTGCTAGGGTTGGTGAATGTGGTTGTGGGGTCCCCACCAACACTCCCATGTTGCTCCCTGATCCAAGGGCTTGCTGATCTCGAGGCGGCCATATGTCTGTGCACTGCCATCAGAGCCAATGTCCTAGGCATTAACCTCAATATTCCAGTCTCCCTGAGCTTGGTCTTGAACAACTGTGGGAGAAAGGTCCCATCTGGGTTTGAATGTTCCTAG